Proteins co-encoded in one Malus sylvestris chromosome 7, drMalSylv7.2, whole genome shotgun sequence genomic window:
- the LOC126628850 gene encoding 23.6 kDa heat shock protein, mitochondrial-like, whose product MASSLALRRLLSANRFPKSFAISTIRPLAITRSPASKLFNTNALRSSDDDNNETDLNFDRRSGRHFSRRGHDFFSDVFVPFSPSPNLSHVLNLMDQISENPIHSATRGVGEAGLRLGWGARETEAALHLRFDMPGLGKEDVKVSVEHNNVLSIKGEGGKEDNVGEEEAPPRRYNTGIGLPEKMFKTDSIKAEMKNGVLKVVVPKLKEEERADVLHVKVE is encoded by the coding sequence ATGGCTTCCTCACTTGCCCTCCGCCGCCTCCTCTCCGCGAACCGCTTCCCCAAGTCCTTCGCCATCTCCACTATCCGCCCACTCGCCATCACCCGCTCCCCCGCTTCCAAGCTCTTCAACACCAACGCTCTCCGCAGCTCCGACGATGACAACAATGAAACCGACCTCAACTTCGACCGCCGCTCCGGCCGCCATTTCTCTCGTCGAGGCCACGATTTCTTCTCAGATGTGTTCGTTCCGTTCTCGCCGAGCCCCAACCTGAGCCACGTGCTGAACCTGATGGACCAGATCTCGGAGAATCCCATCCACTCGGCGACACGTGGCGTCGGAGAGGCGGGGCTTCGCCTAGGCTGGGGTGCTCGGGAGACGGAGGCCGCTCTGCATCTCCGATTCGACATGCCTGGGCTCGGGAAGGAGGACGTGAAGGTCTCGGTGGAGCACAACAACGTTCTGAGCATCAAGGGAGAAGGCGGGAAAGAAGACAACGTCGGAGAGGAAGAGGCGCCGCCGCGGAGGTACAACACCGGGATCGGGCTGCCGGAGAAGATGTTCAAGACCGACAGCATCAAGGCGGAGATGAAGAACGGCGTGCTGAAGGTGGTTGTTCCGAAGTTGAAGGAAGAGGAGAGGGCCGACGTCCTCCACGTGAAGGTCGAGTAG
- the LOC126628849 gene encoding uncharacterized protein LOC126628849: MDAQRALLDELMGSARNLTEEERRGYKEITWDDKEVCGAYMVRFCPHDLFVNTRSDLGPCPKLHDPKLKESFEESPRHDAYVPKFEAELAHFCEKLVMDLDRRVKRGRERLAQEVEPAPAPPLSAEKSEQLSVLEEKIKNLLEQAEALGEAGKVDEAEALMRKVDMLNSEKTALAQPQNDKVLMLAQEKKMALCEICGSFLVANDAVERTQSHVTGKQHIGYGMVRDFIAEFKESKEKAREEERLAREKEAEERRKQREKEEENRRRSNSSDRDRYRDRDRDRERDRYRERDLDRERSREWNGRSSRDGGRGVDRRSRNGRDGGRDRYHDRSRSRSPVRHSHRR; this comes from the exons ATGGATGCTCAGAGAGCTCTGCTGGACGAACTTATGGGCTCAG CTCGTAATTTGACGgaggaggagagaagggggtACAAGGAAATTACTTGGGATGATAAGGAGGTTTGTGGAGCCTATATGGTTCGATTTTGTCCCCACGATCTCTTCGTTAACACTCGAAGCGATCTAG GACCTTGCCCTAAACTACATGACCCAAAGTTGAAAGAAAG ttttgaaGAGTCCCCGCGGCATGATGCTTATGTGCCCAAGTTTGAAGCTGAACTTGCTCACTTTTGTGAGAAGTTG GTGATGGATTTAGATAGAAGAGTAAAGCGTGGGCGAGAACGCCTTGCTCAGGAGGTGGAACCTGCACCAGCACCTCCACTGTCAGCTGAAAAGTCCGAACAGCTCTCTGTTCTGGAGGAAAAGATAAAGAACTTACTGGAACAAGCAGAGGCTCTAGGTGAAGCTGGAAAGGTGGATGAAGCTGAAGCACTGATGAGAAAG GTGGATATGCTCAATTCTGAGAAGACAGCATTGGCTCAGCCCCAGAATGATAAAGTGTTGATGCTGGCACAGGAGAAAAAAATGGCACTTTGTGAGATCTGTGGTTCATTTCTAGTGGCCAATGATGCTGTAGAGAGAACTCAGTCTCATGTTACGGGGAAGCAGCATATTGGTTATGGCATGGTTCGTGATTTTATCGCTGAGTTCAAG GAATCCAAGGAGAAGGcaagggaagaagaaaggtTAGCGAGGGAGAAAGAGGCAGAAGAACGGAGGAAACAGAGGGAGAAGGAAGAGGAGAATAGAAGGAGAAGTAATTCAAGTGATAGGGACAGGTACCGTGATAGAGATCGTGACAGGGAGCGGGACAGATATCGAGAACGAGACTTGGATCGTGAAAGGTCGAGGGAGTGGAATGGCAGAAGTAGTAGGGATGGAGGGAGAGGGGTGGACAGGAGGTCCAGGAATGGAAGAGATGGAGGCAGGGATAGGTACCATGATCGAAGCAGGTCACGTTCCCCTGTTAGGCACAGTCACAGGAGGTGA